From the Musa acuminata AAA Group cultivar baxijiao chromosome BXJ1-2, Cavendish_Baxijiao_AAA, whole genome shotgun sequence genome, one window contains:
- the LOC135606045 gene encoding uncharacterized protein LOC135606045 isoform X3, with product MMMRCAIEKAMGFGSSAVCSSNERSVPKPTKELIREIAVLELEVMHLEQYLLSLYRKAFDQQTSTLSPPASENQLKKPLNSKPELLHESAKLRISSNRGNSRVQSSQTELPQKWTADLVNEGCEIKCQEALLGPGIRRSHSSLSYRATCSARISPSQESLARALHSFHSQPLSFLKAKQNVNSGVISLAEYLETGITDDVPESPNRLSEDMVRLMGAVYCKLVDPPLVFHGFSSSPASSSSSMSALSPHYPGELWSPGYKRESNLDSSLINPFQVEGLKEFSGPYNAMVEVPLIRRDRQRLRDVEDMLHNYKLILHRLEIVDPRKLRNDEKLAFWINIHNAIIMHAYVEYGIPEGNAKKTSLSIKAMCSIGGRSINAAMIQTYILGCRTHCTGQWLWTLLYPRLKHKAGVQWKSYAIEQPEPLLHFALCSGSHSDPAVRIYYSDRLFQQLESAKEDYIRATVGIWKEQKILLPKLIDSYAKDSKLSSQRLVEMVRCYLPETLRMAMQRCQNGRSKKTIEWVPHNFSFRYLLSKELTSYSR from the exons atgatgatgcGATGTGCTATAGAAAAGGCAATGGGATTTGGCTCTTCTGCAGTTTGCTCCTCAAATGAAAGATCAGTGCCAAAG CCTACAAAGGAACTGATAAGGGAGATAGCTGTATTGGAATTAGAGGTTATGCATCTAGAGCAGTATCTGTTATCACTTTATCGCAAGGCTTTTGATCAGCAAACATCCACATTATCTCCCCCTGCTAGTGAGAATCAATTGAAAAAGCCATTGAATTCCAAACCTGAGTTGCTCCACGAATCTGCAAAACTCAGAATCTCATCTAATAGAGGAAACTCAAGAGTGCAATCTAGTCAGACAGAGCTGCCTCAGAAATGGACTGCCGACTTGGTTAATGAAGGTTGTGAAATCAAGTGCCAGGAAGCTCTATTAGGTCCTGGCATTCGTCGCAGCCATTCTTCTCTTTCTTACCGTGCAACTTGTTCTGCTAGGATTTCACCCTCACAAGAAAGTCTAGCTAGAGCTCTTCACTCATTCCATTCTCAACCTTTGTCTTTTCTCAAGGCAA AACAAAATGTTAATTCTGGGGTGATCAGCTTAGCCGAATATCTTGAGACTGGTATCACTGATGATGTTCCAGAGTCTCCTAATAGACTTTCAGAAGACATGGTTAGATTAATGGGTGCTGTATATTGCAAACTTGTTGACCCTCCTTTGGTTTTTCATGGCTTTTCATCTTCTCCGGCTTCATCCTCCTCATCTATGAGTGCACTATCTCCCCACTATCCCGGAGAATTGTGGAGTCCTGGTTATAAAAGGGAATCTAATCTAGATTCTAGCTTGATAAATCCTTTTCAAGTTGAAGGACTGAAAGAATTCAGTGGACCATACAACGCAATGGTGGAGGTGCCTCTTATTCGTAGAGACCGTCAAAGACTGAGGGATGTTGAAGACATGCTACATAACTACAA GTTAATCCTTCATCGATTGGAGATAGTTGATCCAAGGAAGTTGAGAAATGATGAAAAGCTTGCCTTTTGGATAAACATACACAATGCTATAATCatgcat GCATACGTCGAATATGGAATTCCCGAGGGGAATGCGAAAAAGACTTCTTTGTCGATCAAG GCTATGTGCTCCATAGGTGGTCGTTCTATAAATGCAGCTATGATACAAACTTATATTCTTGGGTGCAGGACACACTGTACTGGGCAG TGGCTTTGGACATTGCTCTATCCAAGGTTGAAGCACAAGGCTGGAGTCCAATGGAAATCCTACGCAATTGAACAACCAGAACCTCTTCTACACTTTGCACTTTGTTCAGGCAGCCATTCTGATCCCGCG GTTCGAATCTATTATTCGGATCGATTGTTCCAGCAGCTAGAATCAGCAAAGGAAGATTACATTCGTGCCACCGTTGGTATTTGGAAGGAACAGAAGATCCTTCTTCCAAAGCTCATAGATTCATATGCCAAGGACTCAAAACTAAGCTCTCAAAGATTGGTGGAAATGGTTCGGTGTTACCTTCCTGAGACTCTTAGGATGGCCATGCAGAGATGCCAAAATGGCAGATCCAAGAAGACCATCGAGTGGGTTCCCCACAACTTCAGTTTCAGATACCTGCTCTCAAAAGAATTGACAAGTTACAGCAGATAG
- the LOC135606063 gene encoding plastid division protein PDV2-like: MEGEEIGLVVARASELRSKISDCIGGSGGGGCRQGGDDGDAGGGAATEEEEEEKEEADSLVGIRDALDSLERQLAALQELQHQQRYERESILSQIDCSRMILLSKLKEYKGEELEAIHEVATFAGEAIELDDNLVLPPYPTHLPDLFVLDDIGAGSHFKKNKTTHNGPAAAAKQEGKGTACGTNKNQDDKTSKRFRNIIGLVVKSTIAIVSMMSMVSFAGHQPMLKSRPPKERQIGSHCPQGKVLVIEDGKARCIVKERTEVPFESDVTSPNIRYGLG; the protein is encoded by the exons ATGGAGGGGGAGGAGATCGGTTTGGTGGTGGCTCGGGCATCCGAGCTGCGATCCAAGATCAGCGATTGCATCGGTGGAAGTGGCGGCGGCGGCTGCCGCCAAGGAGGAGACGACGGTGATGCAGGCGGTGGTGCCGcgaccgaggaggaggaggaggagaaggaggaggccgATAGCCTTGTCGGTATCCGTGACGCCCTCGACTCGCTGGAGCGGCAGCTCGCGGCCTTGCAG GAATTGCAGCATCAACAAAGGTATGAAAGAGAATCAATTCTTTCCCAGATTGATTGCAGTCGAATGATATTGCTCAGCAAACTTAAGGAGTACAAAGGTGAGGAGCTGGAAGCGATTCACGAAGTTGCGACTTTTGCTGGCGAAGCAATTGAGCTTGATGACAACCTGGTTCTCCCCCCATATCCCACCCACCTTCCTGACTTGTTTGTTTTGGATGACATTGGCGCTGGTTCACACTTTAAAAAGAATAAGACCACTCACAATGGACCAGCAGCTGCCGCCAAGCAGGAAGGCAAGGGAACTGCATGTGGAACCAATAAGAACCAGGATGACAAGACATCAAAGCGATTTAGAAATATCATTGGATTGGTTGTCAAGTCAACAATAGCAATCGTTAGTATGATGTCTATGGTAAGTTTTGCTGGGCATCAACCAATGCTTAAGAgcagaccaccaaaagagaggcaGATCGGCAGTCACTGCCCACAGGGGAAGGTTCTGGTCATTGAAGATGGGAAAGCTCGGTGCATAGTGAAAGAGCGAACTGAGGTTCCATTCGAGTCTGATGTTACAAGTCCAAACATAAGATACGGAC
- the LOC135606029 gene encoding pathogenesis-related protein 1-like, which produces MRSANYASALVCAMALAMACTILAQNSPQDFVDAHNSARADVGVGPVSWDDNVAAYAQNYANERIGDCQLVHSGGPYGENIFWGSGADFTAADAVNSWVDEKQYYDYDSNSCADGQVCGHYTQVVWRDSTAIGCARVQCNSGAIFIICNYNPAGNIVGERPY; this is translated from the coding sequence ATGAGGTCGGCGAATTACGCTTCGGCTTTGGTGTGTGCTATGGCCTTGGCCATGGCCTGCACCATCCTCGCGCAGAACTCCCCCCAAGACTTCGTGGACGCCCACAACTCGGCCCGGGCGGACGTCGGCGTTGGCCCCGTGTCGTGGGACGACAACGTCGCCGCGTACGCGCAGAACTACGCCAACGAGCGCATCGGCGACTGCCAGCTCGTGCACTCCGGCGGGCCTTATGGGGAGAACATCTTCTGGGGCTCCGGCGCCGACTTCACCGCAGCCGACGCCGTCAACAGCTGGGTCGACGAGAAGCAGTACTACGACTACGACAGCAACTCGTGCGCTGACGGCCAGGTCTGCGGCCACTACACGCAGGTGGTGTGGCGGGACTCGACGGCCATCGGCTGTGCTCGGGTGCAGTGCAACAGCGGCGCCATCTTCATCATCTGCAACTACAACCCAGCGGGCAACATCGTGGGGGAGCGCCCTTACTGA
- the LOC135606045 gene encoding uncharacterized protein LOC135606045 isoform X2 — translation MEFEGKCYNIQMQDAKCQSYFLEKMLRVDKISSRHKRSKSESYQRNREVELETLPGSIHHAKPVIGESTGDSEIRNKPLPEASVRSSLKYEILQLEKRLQDQMMMRCAIEKAMGFGSSAVCSSNERSVPKPTKELIREIAVLELEVMHLEQYLLSLYRKAFDQQTSTLSPPASENQLKKPLNSKPELLHESAKLRISSNRGNSRVQSSQTELPQKWTADLVNEGCEIKCQEALLGPGIRRSHSSLSYRATCSARISPSQESLARALHSFHSQPLSFLKEEQNVNSGVISLAEYLETGITDDVPESPNRLSEDMVRLMGAVYCKLVDPPLVFHGFSSSPASSSSSMSALSPHYPGELWSPGYKRESNLDSSLINPFQVEGLKEFSGPYNAMVEVPLIRRDRQRLRDVEDMLHNYKLILHRLEIVDPRKLRNDEKLAFWINIHNAIIMHAYVEYGIPEGNAKKTSLSIKAMCSIGGRSINAAMIQTYILGCRTHCTGQWLWTLLYPRLKHKAGVQWKSYAIEQPEPLLHFALCSGSHSDPAVRIYYSDRLFQQLESAKEDYIRATVGIWKEQKILLPKLIDSYAKDSKLSSQRLVEMVRCYLPETLRMAMQRCQNGRSKKTIEWVPHNFSFRYLLSKELTSYSR, via the exons ATGGAATTCGAGGGGAAATGTTACAATATCCAAATGCAGGATGCGAAATGCCAAAGTTATTTTTTGGAGAAAATGCTTCGAGTGGACAAGATATCTTCAAGGCACAAGCGCTCCAAGAG TGAATCCTACCAGAGAAACAGAGAAGTTGAATTGGAGACTCTGCCTGGATCAATCCACCATGCTAAGCCG GTCATTGGAGAGTCTACCGGTGACAGTGAGATCAGAAATAAGCCATTGCCTGAAGCTAGTGTCCGAAGTTCATTGAAGTATGAG ATTCTGCAGCTTGAGAAGCGGCtacaagatcaaatgatgatgcGATGTGCTATAGAAAAGGCAATGGGATTTGGCTCTTCTGCAGTTTGCTCCTCAAATGAAAGATCAGTGCCAAAG CCTACAAAGGAACTGATAAGGGAGATAGCTGTATTGGAATTAGAGGTTATGCATCTAGAGCAGTATCTGTTATCACTTTATCGCAAGGCTTTTGATCAGCAAACATCCACATTATCTCCCCCTGCTAGTGAGAATCAATTGAAAAAGCCATTGAATTCCAAACCTGAGTTGCTCCACGAATCTGCAAAACTCAGAATCTCATCTAATAGAGGAAACTCAAGAGTGCAATCTAGTCAGACAGAGCTGCCTCAGAAATGGACTGCCGACTTGGTTAATGAAGGTTGTGAAATCAAGTGCCAGGAAGCTCTATTAGGTCCTGGCATTCGTCGCAGCCATTCTTCTCTTTCTTACCGTGCAACTTGTTCTGCTAGGATTTCACCCTCACAAGAAAGTCTAGCTAGAGCTCTTCACTCATTCCATTCTCAACCTTTGTCTTTTCTCAAG GAAGAACAAAATGTTAATTCTGGGGTGATCAGCTTAGCCGAATATCTTGAGACTGGTATCACTGATGATGTTCCAGAGTCTCCTAATAGACTTTCAGAAGACATGGTTAGATTAATGGGTGCTGTATATTGCAAACTTGTTGACCCTCCTTTGGTTTTTCATGGCTTTTCATCTTCTCCGGCTTCATCCTCCTCATCTATGAGTGCACTATCTCCCCACTATCCCGGAGAATTGTGGAGTCCTGGTTATAAAAGGGAATCTAATCTAGATTCTAGCTTGATAAATCCTTTTCAAGTTGAAGGACTGAAAGAATTCAGTGGACCATACAACGCAATGGTGGAGGTGCCTCTTATTCGTAGAGACCGTCAAAGACTGAGGGATGTTGAAGACATGCTACATAACTACAA GTTAATCCTTCATCGATTGGAGATAGTTGATCCAAGGAAGTTGAGAAATGATGAAAAGCTTGCCTTTTGGATAAACATACACAATGCTATAATCatgcat GCATACGTCGAATATGGAATTCCCGAGGGGAATGCGAAAAAGACTTCTTTGTCGATCAAG GCTATGTGCTCCATAGGTGGTCGTTCTATAAATGCAGCTATGATACAAACTTATATTCTTGGGTGCAGGACACACTGTACTGGGCAG TGGCTTTGGACATTGCTCTATCCAAGGTTGAAGCACAAGGCTGGAGTCCAATGGAAATCCTACGCAATTGAACAACCAGAACCTCTTCTACACTTTGCACTTTGTTCAGGCAGCCATTCTGATCCCGCG GTTCGAATCTATTATTCGGATCGATTGTTCCAGCAGCTAGAATCAGCAAAGGAAGATTACATTCGTGCCACCGTTGGTATTTGGAAGGAACAGAAGATCCTTCTTCCAAAGCTCATAGATTCATATGCCAAGGACTCAAAACTAAGCTCTCAAAGATTGGTGGAAATGGTTCGGTGTTACCTTCCTGAGACTCTTAGGATGGCCATGCAGAGATGCCAAAATGGCAGATCCAAGAAGACCATCGAGTGGGTTCCCCACAACTTCAGTTTCAGATACCTGCTCTCAAAAGAATTGACAAGTTACAGCAGATAG
- the LOC135606070 gene encoding uncharacterized protein LOC135606070 isoform X1 has translation MASGFGESSSGRDPQNSSFGESSSNNDAGSFECNICFELAQDPVVTLCGHLFCWPCLYKWLHGHAQSSECPVCKAIVEEEKLVPLYGRGKNSTDPRSKSMPGMNIPHRPAGQRPATAPPPDPNNFHHANPWFMGGAPVASTRFGNFTFSAAIGGLFPLLSFQVHGIPDATAYGPSAGFPYGYGNAFHGGHVHGFPRHVQHGQQADVYLKALLLLVGALVIASLVWF, from the coding sequence ATGGCCAGTGGGTTTGGGGAGTCATCGTCCGGTAGAGATCCTCAGAACTCTTCGTTCGGGGAAAGCAGTAGCAACAATGATGCTGGCAGCTTTGAATGTAACATCTGCTTCGAGCTGGCCCAGGATCCGGTGGTCACCCTCTGTGGTCACCTCTTTTGCTGGCCCTGCCTATACAAATGGCTCCATGGCCATGCCCAGTCTTCTGAATGCCCTGTTTGCAAGGCCATCGTCGAAGAAGAGAAGTTAGTCCCTCTTTATGGCCGGGGGAAGAACTCTACAGATCCACGGTCCAAGTCCATGCCGGGCATGAACATTCCCCATCGCCCAGCTGGGCAGAGGCCAGCGACAGCACCCCCGCCGGACCCGAACAATTTCCATCATGCTAACCCATGGTTCATGGGTGGAGCCCCTGTTGCTAGCACGAGATTCGGGAACTTCACGTTCTCTGCAGCTATCGGTGGCTTGTTCCCACTTCTGAGCTTTCAGGTTCATGGAATTCCTGATGCGACTGCCTACGGTCCCAGTGCAGGGTTCCCCTATGGGTATGGCAATGCATTTCATGGTGGGCATGTTCACGGATTCCCGCGGCATGTGCAACATGGACAACAGGCTGATGTATATCTGAAGGCACTGTTACTTCTTGTTGGTGCTCTGGTAATCGCCAGCCTTGTTTGGTTTTAG
- the LOC135612985 gene encoding pathogenesis-related protein 1C-like, whose amino-acid sequence MRSSNYASALVCVMAIAMAYTTLAQNSPRDFVDAHNTARAAVGVGPVSWDDKVTAYAENYAKQRIGDCQLVHSHGPYGENLFWGSNTDYTGIDAVKSWVDEKQYYDHNSNSCADGQVSGHYTQVVWRDSKTIGCARAQCDNGGIFIICNYNPEGNIEGQSPY is encoded by the coding sequence ATGAGGTCCTCAAACTATGCTTCAGCTTTGGTCTGTGTTATGGCCATAGCCATGGCCTACACCACCTTAGCGCAAAACTCCCCCCGAGACTTCGTGGACGCCCACAACACGGCCCGGGCGGCCGTCGGCGTCGGCCCTGTGTCCTGGGACGATAAGGTCACCGCGTACGCGGAGAACTACGCCAAACAGCGCATCGGCGACTGCCAGCTCGTGCACTCCCACGGGCCTTACGGGGAGAACCTCTTCTGGGGCAGCAACACGGACTACACCGGAATCGACGCCGTCAAAAGCTGGGTCGACGAGAAGCAGTACTACGACCACAACAGCAACTCGTGCGCCGACGGCCAGGTCTCCGGCCACTACACGCAGGTGGTGTGGCGGGACTCGAAGACCATCGGGTGTGCCCGGGCACAGTGCGACAACGGCGGCATCTTTATCATCTGCAACTACAACCCAGAGGGCAACATCGAGGGGCAGAGCCCTTACTGA
- the LOC135612990 gene encoding pathogenesis-related protein 1-like has protein sequence MRSAKYASALVCAMALAMACTTLAQNSPQDFVDAHNSARAAVGVGPVSWDDKVAAYAQNYANQRIGDCQLVHSGGPYGENLFWGSGADFTAADAVNSWVGEKQYYDYDSNSCADGQVCGHYTQVVWQDSTAIGCARVQCDGGAIFIICNYNPPGNIMGVRPIRKRKVTVKYSFSLFIYQNGYLIKITT, from the coding sequence aTGAGGTCGGCAAAGTACGCTTCGGCTTTGGTGTGTGCTATGGCCTTGGCCATGGCCTGCACCACCCTCGCGCAGAACTCCCCTCAAGACTTCGTGGACGCCCACAACTCGGCCCGGGCGGCCGTCGGCGTTGGCCCCGTGTCGTGGGACGACAAAGTCGCCGCGTACGCGCAGAACTACGCTAACCAGCGCATCGGCGACTGCCAGCTCGTGCACTCTGGCGGGCCTTACGGGGAGAACCTCTTCTGGGGCTCCGGCGCCGACTTCACCGCAGCTGACGCCGTCAACAGCTGGGTCGGTGAGAAGCAGTACTACGACTACGACAGCAACTCGTGCGCTGACGGCCAGGTCTGCGGCCACTACACGCAGGTGGTGTGGCAGGACTCGACGGCCATCGGCTGTGCTCGGGTGCAGTGCGACGGCGGCGCCATCTTCATCATCTGTAACTACAACCCACCGGGCAACATCATGGGGGTGCGCCCTATTAGGAAAAGAAAAGTTACAGTGAAATATTCTTTTTCCCTCTTTATATATCAAAATGGATACCTCATCAAAATAACAACttaa
- the LOC135612994 gene encoding fatty acid elongase 3-like, whose amino-acid sequence MMLIFHRYLSPTNPSSCSISHPPILSRPSLPFGNPWGRPFLVPFSSGRGVLGSAMVMKRWWRVATYWLAEHPAIVGFRWSHAESWGSTWPFLICSVATYTLAVAALRVVLWLVRQRRPVPLGPLPALHSLAMAFASTVIFLGLLLSVATEIRDARLFWQHGRARTTPLQWLLCFPLGTRPFGRIFFWSYAFYLSRFLHLLRTFLAILRLRPGPRAAVLRHSALLCMSFLWLEFSQSFQVVAILSATAAQVVVFGYRFWVGVRRGSGGGGDDAAAVVLPCQAALMGCNLACHLAMLLLHFAKGGCNGIQAWVVNLVLNAALLLLFVYCYVHTGTKTKKGWAWRTTTAISTALTPKVRSWRIRT is encoded by the coding sequence ATGATGCTGATTTTTCATCGATATCTCTCACCGACCAATCCTTCTTCCTGTTCGATTTCTCACCCACCAATCCTTTCTCGTCCATCCCTTCCGTTTGGTAACCCCTGGGGAAGGCCATTTCTCGTTCCTTTCAGCTCAGGAAGAGGAGTGCTTGGTTCGGCCATGGTGATGAAGAGGTGGTGGAGAGTGGCGACGTACTGGCTGGCGGAGCACCCCGCCATCGTGGGCTTCCGGTGGAGCCATGCCGAGTCCTGGGGCTCCACCTGGCCTTTCCTTATCTGCTCCGTCGCCACCTACACTCTCGCTGTCGCCGCCCTCCGCGTCGTCCTCTGGCTTGTCCGGCAGCGCCGCCCCGTCCCCCTGGGACCCCTCCCCGCCCTCCACTCCCTCGCCATGGCCTTCGCCTCCACCGTCATCTTCCTCGGCCTCCTGCTCTCCGTGGCCACCGAGATCCGCGACGCGCGCTTGTTCTGGCAACACGGCCGCGCCCGCACCACCCCGCTGCAGTGGCTCCTCTGCTTCCCACTCGGCACCCGCCCCTTTGGCCGCATCTTCTTCTGGTCCTACGCCTTCTACCTCTCCcgcttcctccacctcctccgcaCCTTCCTCGCCATCCTCCGCCTCCGCCCCGGGCCCCGCGCCGCGGTGCTCCGCCACTCCGCCCTCCTGTGCATGTCCTTCCTCTGGCTCGAGTTCTCCCAGTCCTTCCAGGTCGTGGCCATCCTGTCGGCCACCGCCGCCCAGGTGGTGGTCTTCGGCTACCGCTTCTGGGTCGGTGTCAGGAGAGgcagcggcggaggaggagacgaCGCTGCGGCAGTGGTGCTACCGTGCCAGGCGGCGCTGATGGGGTGCAATCTGGCGTGCCACCTCGCGATGCTGCTGCTGCACTTCGCCAAGGGCGGGTGCAACGGGATCCAAGCGTGGGTCGTCAACTTGGTGCTCAACGCCGCCCTCCTGCTGCTCTTCGTCTACTGCTATGTCCACACCGGCACGAAGACGAAGAAAGGCTGGGCTTGGAGGACGACGACCGCCATTTCGACTGCTCTCACACCCAAAGTGCGATCTTGGAGAATTCGGACGTGA
- the LOC135606045 gene encoding uncharacterized protein LOC135606045 isoform X1 → MEFEGKCYNIQMQDAKCQSYFLEKMLRVDKISSRHKRSKSESYQRNREVELETLPGSIHHAKPVIGESTGDSEIRNKPLPEASVRSSLKYEILQLEKRLQDQMMMRCAIEKAMGFGSSAVCSSNERSVPKPTKELIREIAVLELEVMHLEQYLLSLYRKAFDQQTSTLSPPASENQLKKPLNSKPELLHESAKLRISSNRGNSRVQSSQTELPQKWTADLVNEGCEIKCQEALLGPGIRRSHSSLSYRATCSARISPSQESLARALHSFHSQPLSFLKAKQNVNSGVISLAEYLETGITDDVPESPNRLSEDMVRLMGAVYCKLVDPPLVFHGFSSSPASSSSSMSALSPHYPGELWSPGYKRESNLDSSLINPFQVEGLKEFSGPYNAMVEVPLIRRDRQRLRDVEDMLHNYKLILHRLEIVDPRKLRNDEKLAFWINIHNAIIMHAYVEYGIPEGNAKKTSLSIKAMCSIGGRSINAAMIQTYILGCRTHCTGQWLWTLLYPRLKHKAGVQWKSYAIEQPEPLLHFALCSGSHSDPAVRIYYSDRLFQQLESAKEDYIRATVGIWKEQKILLPKLIDSYAKDSKLSSQRLVEMVRCYLPETLRMAMQRCQNGRSKKTIEWVPHNFSFRYLLSKELTSYSR, encoded by the exons ATGGAATTCGAGGGGAAATGTTACAATATCCAAATGCAGGATGCGAAATGCCAAAGTTATTTTTTGGAGAAAATGCTTCGAGTGGACAAGATATCTTCAAGGCACAAGCGCTCCAAGAG TGAATCCTACCAGAGAAACAGAGAAGTTGAATTGGAGACTCTGCCTGGATCAATCCACCATGCTAAGCCG GTCATTGGAGAGTCTACCGGTGACAGTGAGATCAGAAATAAGCCATTGCCTGAAGCTAGTGTCCGAAGTTCATTGAAGTATGAG ATTCTGCAGCTTGAGAAGCGGCtacaagatcaaatgatgatgcGATGTGCTATAGAAAAGGCAATGGGATTTGGCTCTTCTGCAGTTTGCTCCTCAAATGAAAGATCAGTGCCAAAG CCTACAAAGGAACTGATAAGGGAGATAGCTGTATTGGAATTAGAGGTTATGCATCTAGAGCAGTATCTGTTATCACTTTATCGCAAGGCTTTTGATCAGCAAACATCCACATTATCTCCCCCTGCTAGTGAGAATCAATTGAAAAAGCCATTGAATTCCAAACCTGAGTTGCTCCACGAATCTGCAAAACTCAGAATCTCATCTAATAGAGGAAACTCAAGAGTGCAATCTAGTCAGACAGAGCTGCCTCAGAAATGGACTGCCGACTTGGTTAATGAAGGTTGTGAAATCAAGTGCCAGGAAGCTCTATTAGGTCCTGGCATTCGTCGCAGCCATTCTTCTCTTTCTTACCGTGCAACTTGTTCTGCTAGGATTTCACCCTCACAAGAAAGTCTAGCTAGAGCTCTTCACTCATTCCATTCTCAACCTTTGTCTTTTCTCAAGGCAA AACAAAATGTTAATTCTGGGGTGATCAGCTTAGCCGAATATCTTGAGACTGGTATCACTGATGATGTTCCAGAGTCTCCTAATAGACTTTCAGAAGACATGGTTAGATTAATGGGTGCTGTATATTGCAAACTTGTTGACCCTCCTTTGGTTTTTCATGGCTTTTCATCTTCTCCGGCTTCATCCTCCTCATCTATGAGTGCACTATCTCCCCACTATCCCGGAGAATTGTGGAGTCCTGGTTATAAAAGGGAATCTAATCTAGATTCTAGCTTGATAAATCCTTTTCAAGTTGAAGGACTGAAAGAATTCAGTGGACCATACAACGCAATGGTGGAGGTGCCTCTTATTCGTAGAGACCGTCAAAGACTGAGGGATGTTGAAGACATGCTACATAACTACAA GTTAATCCTTCATCGATTGGAGATAGTTGATCCAAGGAAGTTGAGAAATGATGAAAAGCTTGCCTTTTGGATAAACATACACAATGCTATAATCatgcat GCATACGTCGAATATGGAATTCCCGAGGGGAATGCGAAAAAGACTTCTTTGTCGATCAAG GCTATGTGCTCCATAGGTGGTCGTTCTATAAATGCAGCTATGATACAAACTTATATTCTTGGGTGCAGGACACACTGTACTGGGCAG TGGCTTTGGACATTGCTCTATCCAAGGTTGAAGCACAAGGCTGGAGTCCAATGGAAATCCTACGCAATTGAACAACCAGAACCTCTTCTACACTTTGCACTTTGTTCAGGCAGCCATTCTGATCCCGCG GTTCGAATCTATTATTCGGATCGATTGTTCCAGCAGCTAGAATCAGCAAAGGAAGATTACATTCGTGCCACCGTTGGTATTTGGAAGGAACAGAAGATCCTTCTTCCAAAGCTCATAGATTCATATGCCAAGGACTCAAAACTAAGCTCTCAAAGATTGGTGGAAATGGTTCGGTGTTACCTTCCTGAGACTCTTAGGATGGCCATGCAGAGATGCCAAAATGGCAGATCCAAGAAGACCATCGAGTGGGTTCCCCACAACTTCAGTTTCAGATACCTGCTCTCAAAAGAATTGACAAGTTACAGCAGATAG
- the LOC135606070 gene encoding uncharacterized protein LOC135606070 isoform X2, which yields MASGFGESSSGRDPQNSSFGESSSNNDAGSFECNICFELAQDPVVTLCGHLFCWPCLYKWLHGHAQSSECPVCKAIVEEEKLVPLYGRGKNSTDPRSKSMPGMNIPHRPAGQRPATAPPPDPNNFHHANPWFMGGAPVASTRFGNFTFSAAIGGLFPLLSFQVHGIPDATAYGPSAGFPYGYGNAFHGGHVHGFPRHVQHGQQADVYLKALLLLVGALEPCHV from the exons ATGGCCAGTGGGTTTGGGGAGTCATCGTCCGGTAGAGATCCTCAGAACTCTTCGTTCGGGGAAAGCAGTAGCAACAATGATGCTGGCAGCTTTGAATGTAACATCTGCTTCGAGCTGGCCCAGGATCCGGTGGTCACCCTCTGTGGTCACCTCTTTTGCTGGCCCTGCCTATACAAATGGCTCCATGGCCATGCCCAGTCTTCTGAATGCCCTGTTTGCAAGGCCATCGTCGAAGAAGAGAAGTTAGTCCCTCTTTATGGCCGGGGGAAGAACTCTACAGATCCACGGTCCAAGTCCATGCCGGGCATGAACATTCCCCATCGCCCAGCTGGGCAGAGGCCAGCGACAGCACCCCCGCCGGACCCGAACAATTTCCATCATGCTAACCCATGGTTCATGGGTGGAGCCCCTGTTGCTAGCACGAGATTCGGGAACTTCACGTTCTCTGCAGCTATCGGTGGCTTGTTCCCACTTCTGAGCTTTCAGGTTCATGGAATTCCTGATGCGACTGCCTACGGTCCCAGTGCAGGGTTCCCCTATGGGTATGGCAATGCATTTCATGGTGGGCATGTTCACGGATTCCCGCGGCATGTGCAACATGGACAACAGGCTGATGTATATCTGAAGGCACTGTTACTTCTTGTTGGTGCTCTG GAACCATGTCATGTATGA